A single genomic interval of Verrucomicrobiota bacterium harbors:
- a CDS encoding UvrB/UvrC motif-containing protein produces MLCCVCKEKEATVHLTQIAGEKMQKVDLCEDCAKQKGVNDPAGFSLADLLLGLGASQEIEQSGGGVEIKCPTCGFTQADFKKAGRLGCPDCYKTFAEGLEGLLKTMHKGTRHMGKVPRALQQSRDLSDRLKNLQKKLAKAVADENFEQAAQLRDEIRQTSDKLTELAAI; encoded by the coding sequence TTGACCCAGATCGCCGGGGAAAAGATGCAAAAAGTCGATTTGTGCGAGGACTGTGCCAAACAGAAGGGTGTCAATGACCCGGCCGGTTTTTCGCTCGCGGACTTGTTGCTGGGCCTGGGAGCGTCGCAGGAGATCGAGCAATCTGGCGGGGGCGTCGAGATCAAATGTCCCACGTGCGGTTTTACGCAGGCTGATTTCAAGAAGGCCGGACGGCTCGGCTGCCCGGATTGTTACAAAACGTTTGCCGAAGGCTTGGAAGGGTTGCTCAAGACGATGCACAAAGGCACGCGACACATGGGCAAGGTTCCGCGCGCCTTGCAGCAGAGTCGTGATTTGTCTGACCGCCTGAAGAACTTGCAGAAGAAACTCGCCAAGGCGGTCGCGGACGAGAATTTCGAACAGGCGGCCCAGTTGCGCGATGAGATCCGGCAAACCAGCGACAAACTGACTGAACTGGCAGCGATTTGA
- a CDS encoding protein arginine kinase, with translation MDIHEFLIPPAESARRRGPHDRIVMSSRVRLARNLKGAAFPGWAKKPERIKTLEVLRPAIQALPDMADAFSESMDNLSSLDKQILVERHLISREHAAKSAGSGLVLNRDESFCVMINEEDHLRMQALRPGLQTKQAWQAIDQIDSALEKNLDYAFSPELGYLTACPTNLGTGIRVSAMLHLPGLVLAEQINQIIQSVNKLGLAVRGLYGEGTEALGNVFQVSNQMTLGETEIAIVDRLEKVLLQIIEHEENSRATLLEKKPKMVYNHIGRAYGILANAHSVSSKETMNLLSLMRLGVDLGLFPGVERSLPDELFILTQPAHLQKLHSEKLTAEERDLLRADMVRARLQNVSRPVTTAPGAAGGKSPRATN, from the coding sequence ATGGATATTCATGAGTTTCTCATTCCCCCCGCCGAATCCGCGCGCCGACGCGGCCCGCACGACCGCATCGTCATGTCCAGTCGCGTGCGGCTGGCGCGCAATCTCAAAGGCGCGGCGTTTCCCGGCTGGGCCAAAAAGCCGGAGCGGATCAAAACCTTGGAGGTGCTTCGTCCGGCCATCCAAGCCCTGCCAGATATGGCCGACGCGTTTTCTGAATCGATGGACAATCTCTCGAGTCTGGACAAGCAGATTCTCGTCGAGCGCCATTTGATCAGCCGTGAACACGCCGCCAAGAGCGCCGGCAGCGGCCTGGTCTTGAATCGCGATGAATCCTTTTGCGTGATGATCAATGAGGAGGACCATCTTCGAATGCAGGCCTTGCGGCCAGGGTTGCAAACCAAGCAGGCTTGGCAGGCCATCGACCAGATTGATTCCGCGTTGGAAAAGAATCTCGATTACGCATTCAGCCCCGAACTTGGTTACCTGACGGCGTGCCCCACCAACCTTGGCACGGGCATCCGCGTCAGCGCCATGCTGCATTTGCCGGGATTGGTCTTGGCGGAGCAGATCAATCAAATCATTCAATCCGTCAACAAACTGGGGTTGGCCGTTCGCGGTCTGTATGGCGAAGGCACGGAGGCTTTGGGTAATGTTTTCCAGGTTTCCAATCAGATGACCCTCGGCGAAACGGAAATCGCCATCGTGGACCGTTTGGAAAAAGTCCTTTTGCAAATCATCGAGCATGAGGAGAATTCCCGTGCCACGTTGCTGGAGAAGAAGCCCAAGATGGTTTATAACCACATCGGCCGGGCCTACGGCATTCTCGCCAACGCGCACAGCGTATCCTCCAAAGAAACGATGAACCTCCTCTCGTTGATGCGGTTGGGCGTCGATTTGGGACTGTTCCCCGGCGTCGAACGATCGCTGCCGGATGAGTTGTTCATCCTGACCCAACCGGCCCATTTGCAGAAGCTGCATTCCGAGAAACTTACGGCCGAAGAGCGGGATTTGCTGCGCGCCGACATGGTGCGCGCTCGCCTGCAGAATGTCAGCCGGCCTGTCACCACCGCTCCCGGTGCCGCCGGCGGCAAGTCGCCCAGGGCGACCAACTGA
- a CDS encoding ATP-dependent Clp protease ATP-binding subunit produces the protein MSNFTPRAQQVLALARKEADRFNHNFVGTEHILLGLIKLGQGVAVNVLQKLGLDLETVRLAVEKEVGTGPDQKMIGNIPYTPRVKKVLALAQKEAKALNHTYVGTEHILLGLLREGDGVAARVLKNLDVDIEQTRQEILKELDPNFAAQDEQSTGESSEKPVEKKGEVKTPALKAFGRDLTEIARKGEMDPVIGRKNEIERVIQILCRRTKNNPVLLGEAGVGKTAIVEGLAQEIAKGNVPELLRDKRVITLDLALMVAGTKYRGQFEERIKAVMDEIRRAKNIILFIDELHTIVGAGSAEGTMDASNIIKPALSRGEMQCIGATTLNEYRKYIEKDAALERRFQSVKVEAPSVEEAILILKGLRPKYEEHHKAEFTDKAIEASVKLSDRYITDRYLPDKGIDLMDEAGSRARIGSMTRPPEVKALEAEIEEIKARKERAIKGQDFEGAAAMRDKEKQAKEKLEAVINAWKASREEKRVKVDEEDIMHVVSKWTGVPLQRMEESETRRLLNMEQEMAKVVVGQKEAVAAICKALRRSRADLKDPKRPIGTFALLGPTGVGKTLLAKSMAEAMFGDAKSLIQLDMSEYMERHNSSRMVGSPPGYVGYEEGGQLTEQVRRKPYSVVLFDEIEKAHPDVMNMLLQILEEGKLTDNVGRVINFRNTIILMTSNVGSETIKKQTTMGFSPINDENSYEKMREKIMDEAKRTFKPEFLNRLDDVIVFRSLTKPDLIQILDLEISKVTERLRNKNIQLQLDDKAKDFLVEKGYDPTYGARPMRRAVEKFLEDPLAEEILKGNLHDNDPIQVSVEQDKLNFVQRTPTAGALSS, from the coding sequence ATGAGCAATTTCACGCCCCGCGCCCAACAGGTCTTGGCGCTGGCGCGCAAGGAAGCCGACCGTTTCAACCATAATTTCGTCGGCACCGAACATATTCTTTTGGGTTTGATCAAGCTGGGCCAGGGCGTCGCCGTCAATGTGCTGCAAAAACTCGGCCTTGACCTCGAAACCGTCCGGCTCGCAGTCGAAAAGGAAGTGGGCACGGGTCCCGATCAGAAAATGATCGGCAACATTCCGTACACGCCCCGCGTCAAAAAAGTCCTCGCGCTTGCGCAGAAGGAAGCGAAGGCCTTAAACCACACTTACGTCGGCACTGAACATATTTTGCTGGGCTTGCTGCGTGAAGGCGACGGCGTGGCGGCGCGCGTGCTGAAAAATCTGGACGTGGATATCGAGCAAACGCGCCAGGAGATATTGAAAGAATTGGACCCCAACTTTGCCGCTCAGGACGAGCAATCCACCGGCGAAAGCTCGGAGAAACCCGTGGAGAAAAAGGGCGAGGTCAAAACTCCCGCGTTGAAAGCCTTCGGCCGCGACCTCACCGAAATCGCCCGCAAAGGGGAGATGGACCCGGTCATTGGCCGCAAGAACGAGATTGAGCGGGTCATTCAAATCCTTTGCCGACGAACAAAGAATAATCCGGTGTTGCTCGGTGAAGCCGGCGTCGGCAAGACCGCCATCGTCGAAGGTCTGGCGCAGGAAATCGCCAAGGGTAACGTCCCTGAATTGTTGCGCGACAAGCGTGTCATCACGCTCGACCTCGCGCTCATGGTCGCCGGCACCAAATACCGCGGCCAATTCGAAGAGCGCATCAAAGCCGTGATGGACGAGATTCGCCGCGCGAAAAACATCATCCTGTTTATTGACGAATTGCACACCATTGTGGGCGCCGGCTCCGCCGAGGGCACCATGGACGCCTCCAACATCATCAAGCCCGCCCTGAGTCGCGGCGAGATGCAGTGCATCGGCGCCACCACGCTCAATGAGTATCGCAAATACATCGAGAAGGACGCAGCGCTGGAACGACGCTTCCAGAGCGTCAAAGTTGAAGCCCCGTCTGTCGAAGAAGCCATTTTGATTTTGAAAGGCCTCCGCCCCAAATACGAGGAACACCACAAAGCGGAGTTCACCGACAAAGCCATCGAAGCCTCGGTTAAATTGTCCGATCGTTACATCACCGATCGTTATCTGCCCGACAAAGGCATCGATCTGATGGACGAAGCCGGCTCGCGCGCGCGTATTGGCTCGATGACGCGTCCGCCCGAAGTTAAAGCGCTGGAAGCTGAAATCGAAGAAATCAAAGCCCGCAAAGAACGCGCCATCAAAGGGCAGGATTTCGAAGGCGCCGCGGCCATGCGCGACAAGGAGAAACAGGCCAAGGAAAAACTGGAAGCCGTCATCAATGCCTGGAAAGCCTCCCGCGAAGAAAAGCGCGTGAAGGTGGACGAAGAGGACATCATGCACGTGGTTTCCAAATGGACGGGCGTGCCGCTGCAACGCATGGAAGAAAGCGAAACGAGACGCTTGCTGAACATGGAGCAGGAAATGGCCAAAGTCGTCGTCGGTCAGAAAGAGGCCGTGGCCGCCATTTGCAAGGCGCTGCGCCGTTCGCGCGCCGATTTGAAAGATCCGAAACGCCCCATCGGCACGTTCGCGTTGCTCGGCCCGACGGGTGTCGGCAAAACCTTGCTGGCCAAATCCATGGCCGAAGCGATGTTTGGCGACGCCAAATCGCTCATTCAACTCGACATGTCCGAATACATGGAGCGGCACAATTCCTCGCGCATGGTCGGCTCGCCGCCGGGTTATGTCGGTTACGAAGAAGGCGGACAATTGACCGAGCAGGTGCGTCGTAAGCCCTACTCTGTGGTTTTGTTTGACGAAATCGAAAAAGCGCACCCCGACGTGATGAACATGCTCCTGCAGATTCTCGAAGAGGGCAAATTGACCGACAACGTCGGGCGCGTGATCAATTTCCGTAACACCATCATCCTGATGACTTCGAATGTCGGCTCGGAAACCATCAAGAAACAAACGACGATGGGTTTCTCGCCGATCAACGACGAAAACAGTTACGAGAAAATGCGCGAGAAAATCATGGACGAGGCCAAGCGCACGTTCAAACCGGAGTTCCTGAACCGTTTGGATGACGTGATCGTTTTCCGCTCGTTGACCAAGCCCGACCTCATTCAAATCCTGGATTTGGAAATCAGCAAAGTCACGGAGCGCCTCAGAAACAAGAACATTCAATTGCAGCTCGATGACAAGGCAAAGGATTTCCTGGTCGAAAAAGGTTACGATCCGACCTACGGAGCGCGACCCATGCGCCGCGCCGTTGAAAAGTTTTTGGAAGACCCGCTGGCTGAAGAGATTCTCAAGGGCAATCTGCACGACAACGACCCCATTCAAGTCAGTGTCGAGCAGGACAAGCTGAACTTTGTGCAGAGAACTCCCACGGCGGGCGCGCTTTCCAGTTGA